A genomic window from Plasmodium malariae genome assembly, chromosome: 10 includes:
- the PmUG01_10028000 gene encoding ubiquitin carboxyl-terminal hydrolase 2, putative: MDLQPKSSSTSKNIQLDKIQILNLFKIFDNLPFEPKSENETWYIINKEFIDNLRNYETGKTNSYNNIIKNKIFVEDCDNNNVTTRTRIVKEYENSNGIGFLLYPERAMQILEKHFEFDFKIPRAVYPCKTSRNDKVIYKVDIQPLKIIVYSKDPNEYSNPSKMKIVLLRSDTIEMVIKEIISNFDKSSFKKNLFYADNYDSKREKSWDCLYLHDSTEFPLHKKVCEYNIDETSCLLITHERPDIKCLMYQNETNYMRRDIEGSRRKGNEDIQNYSGNVGSIGSGMNNASISYIFEHGGDRGLINLGNTCFLNSSLQCLAKILKFSNYFLSGKFWDHINYSNPVGQHGRLAKAYYETLHELWKINKRDEPYAPKALKQAISEKRDEFYGYQQHDSQELLAFLLDGLHEDLNLIRKKPYYEEKLQGGVDKLDVDVAEASWNRHKEINNSIIVDLFQGQYRSRLQCPKCKKVSITFDPFMYLSIPLPPKKNHRIWFHVILNRDFPIAMRFSCSFNGSQEVLKLKIFFLNIIKNLKNKRKNILLHSKCIIKNNRYPHEGNNAFNFHAKLLDDKNEFYDDVDEGDEQDDDEANDNDDDQGGGNSSSCADAIKNKSKTTNNLREQDINSIYESICAMCNINTIEELEINNLCFLYTKFKNLACNNFFQVLNNSDFVAEPHTRNGKGISHIFVFILPKFCTHLIDKNMELKGDEHLEVLTNSTVTTNNTSLKDEEMNAKNENNNETKKTVKSKQCTNKIIKKRKGLLPSSNQMRKGEKIYQEEDVEEGYEDTGESNEMNNNINEVTATTFLSDSNGLNKNNTTTTTTTTATTTTSTTITNSNNNNVIATSEHISYDELLKDKIFFNQDFNNLHDKYFSVLIVPLNKDEQLLYKMKNNDLPLLFNVPFNFTLADLYAKVKYAYTKSTTKTAAMAEATAAATTAVAVTGSADRILKNVDGKFQYSNNKLYYKSKHTQNSDRESTKKDSVSTDGGNCIGNGLNPINEENHSETKNNLNNRYDDGFLDKLTLYIPSYNLKEEWTPKDNLGLELKKDGTYLSDYIKNSDEKRLIIIHLNSNGIDDELSLDIKTLTFVDLEERYGIDTCLKLFSEEEHLDENNTWYCGNCKLHVQAYKKLDLFRMPIILILHLKRFNNTNRWLRTKVDSYVYYPHKENEFLNMAPYILEDGLKHMKKLDSQYSPLYELIGVNCHTGGLCGGHYFAYVKLHDKWYNFNDTYVTTIDESQVNTKNAYLLFYQLFTHRNEKFTGLAEHKNFAEEEAIRMANASYYN; encoded by the exons atggatctTCAACCCAAATCAAGTTCCACAAGCAAAAATATACAGCTCGATAAGATacaaattttgaatttatttaaaatttttgacaATTTACCTTTTGAGCCAAAGAGTGAGAATGAGACATG GTATATTATCAACAAAGAATTCATAGACAATCTACGAAACTATGAAACGGGTAAAACGAACAGCTACAAcaacattataaaaaataaaatatttgtagaGGATTGTGATAATAACAATGTTACTACTAGGACGAGGATAGTAaaagaatatgaaaatagCAATGGAATAGGTTTTCTGTTATACCCAGAGAGGGCAATGCAGATTTTAGAAAAACATTTTGAGTTTGATTTTAAAATACCGAGAGCAGTATATCCTTGTAAGACTTCAAGGAACGATAAAGTAATTTATAAAGTGGATATACAGCcgttaaaaataattgtatattcTAAGGATCCGAATGAATATTCAAATCCGtccaaaatgaaaattgttCTTTTGCGGAGTGACACTATAGAAATGGTCATTAAGGAG ATAATCAGCAATTTTGACAAGTCGAGTTTCAAGAAAAACTTATTTTATGCAGACAATTATGATAGCAAAAGAGAGAAGAGCTGGGATTGCTTGTATCTGCATGATAGTACAGAGTTTCCTTTACATAAGAAGGTATGTGAATACAATATTGATGAGACAAGTTGTTTGTTAATAACTCATGAAAGGCCAGATATTAAATGTTTAATGTACCAAAATGAAACCAACTACATGAGAAGAGACATAGAAGGTAGCAGGAGAAAAGGAAATGAagatatacaaaattatagTGGCAATGTTGGCAGTATTGGAAGCGGTATGAATAATGCGAGtataagttatatttttgagCATGGGGGGGACAGGGGTCTAATTAACTTAGGAAAtacatgttttttaaattcatccCTACAATGTTTggcaaaaattttaaaattttcaaattattttttaagtggTAAATTCTGGgatcatataaattattccaATCCAGTAGGTCAACATGGACGATTAGCAAAGGCATACTATGAAACGTTACATGAATTgtggaaaataaataagagaGATGAACCTTACGCACCTAAGGCATTAAAACAAGCTATAAGTGAGAAAAGAGATGAGTTTTATGGTTATCAACAACATGATTCTCAAGAATTATTAGCATTTCTTTTAGATGGATTACATGAGGATTTAAATTTGATTCGAAAAAAACCATACTATGAAGAGAAATTACAAGGAGGAGTAGATAAATTAGATGTTGATGTTGCTGAAGCATCTTGGAATAGACataaagaaattaataattctattatTGTAGATTTGTTTCAAGGTCAATATAGATCAAGATTACAATGTccaaaatgtaaaaaagtgAGTATAACTTTTGATccatttatgtatttatccATTCCTTTACctccaaaaaaaaatcatcGAATTTGGTTTcatgttatattaaatagGGATTTCCCAATTGCTATGAGATTTTCTTGCTCCTTTAATGGATCACAAGAAgtcttaaaattaaaaatcttttttttaaatattattaaaaatttaaaaaataaaagaaaaaatatcttACTACATAGTAAGTGCATAATAAAGAACAATAGGTACCCCCACGAAGGAAACAATGCATTTAATTTTCACGCCAAATTGCTGGacgataaaaatgaattttacgATGATGTCGACGAGGGCGATGAGCAGGATGACGACGAGGCGAACGACAATGACGATGACCAAGGTGGTGGGAATAGCAGCAGCTGCGCGGACgctataaaaaacaaatccAAGACAACAAACAACTTAAGGGAACAAGATATAAACAGTATTTATGAGAGCATATGTGCCATGTGTAACATAAACACAATTGAGGAATTAGAGATTAACAACCTGTGCTTCctttatacaaaatttaaaaatttagcgtgtaataatttttttcaagtatTAAACAATAGCGATTTTGTAGCAGAACCGCATACAAGAAATGGAAAGGGAATTAgtcatatttttgtatttattcttCCAAAATTCTGTACACATTtaatagataaaaatatggaaTTAAAGGGAGATGAGCACTTAGAAGTACTTACAAACTCAACAGTCACAACTAATAATACAAGTCTGAAGGATGAAGAAATGAATGcaaaaaacgaaaataaCAATGAAACGAAAAAAACAGTCAAAAGTAAGCAGTGCACTAATAAGATAATTAAGAAGAGAAAGGGGCTGTTACCTTCATCCAATCAAATGAggaaaggggaaaaaatatatcaagaGGAGGATGTAGAAGAAGGTTATGAAGACACAGGGGAATCAAATGAAATGAACAACAACATAAATGAAGTAACTGCAACTACCTTCTTAAGTGATTCCAAtggattaaataaaaataataccaCTACTACCAccactactactgctactacaACTACTTCGACCACTATTactaatagtaataataataatgtaatagcTACGTCTGAACACATTTCGTACGATGAACTGCTAAAGGATAAGATCTTTTTCAATCAAGATTTCAACAATCTtcatgataaatatttttccgTCTTAATCGTTCCTCTTAACAAAGATGAGCAGTTGCTATACAAgatgaaaaataatgatcTTCCCCTTCTCTTTAATGtaccttttaattttactctGGCCGACTTATATGCTAAGGTAAAGTATGCATACACAAAGAGCACAACAAAAACAGCCGCAATGGCAGAGGCCACTGCAGCTGCAACCACAGCAGTGGCAGTAACAGGAAGTGCTGATAGGATACTAAAAAATGTAGATGGCAAATTTCAGTACAGTAATAATAAGCTGTATTATAAGAGTAAACACACACAGAATAGTGATAGAGAAAGCACTAAGAAAGATAGTGTTAGTACTGATGGAGGAAATTGCATAGGTAATGGTTTAAACCCAATTAATGAAGAGAATCACTCAGAGacaaagaataatttaaataatagatATGATGATGGCTTTTTAGATAAACTTACTTTGTATATTCCatcttataatttaaaagaggAATGGACACCTAAGGATAATCTAGgtttagaattaaaaaaagacgGAACATATTTATctgattatataaaaaactcAGATGAAAAAAGacttataattatacatcTAAATAGTAATGGAATAGATGATGAGTTGTCATTAGACATAAAAACATTAACATTTGTTGATTTAGAAGAAAGATATGGTATAGATACTTGCCTAAAGCTTTTTTCAGAAGAAGAACATttagatgaaaataatacttGGTATTGTGGTAATTGTAAATTACATGTACaggcatataaaaaattagatttATTTCGTATGcctattatattaatattacatttaaaaagatttaataatacaaatagaTGGTTAAGAACAAAAGTTGATTCTTATGTTTATTATCCACATAAggaaaatgaatttttaaatatggcACCATACATTTTAGAAGATGGTTTaaaacatatgaaaaaattagattCGCAATATTCCCCATTATATGAACTCATAGGTGTTAATTGTCATACGGGGGGATTATGTGGAGGCCATTATTTTGCTTATGTAAAGCTACATGACAAGTGGTATAACTTCAATGATACTTACGTAACAACTATTGATGAATCTCaagtaaatacaaaaaatgcttatttgttgttttatcaattatttacacatagaaatgaaaaatttaccGGTTTAGCggaacataaaaatttcgCTGAAGAAGAGGCCATCCGCATGGCTAATGCGAGTTATTACAATTAG
- a CDS encoding transcription factor with AP2 domain(s), putative, producing MELDEEGCPENTNSRTDQEDEEDEATNIYNNMNYANDSFAINNSNSGGIKIGINKKDYDIYISQLKDKNTKHLIKNKTKQTKKYSTSKDNDIQSIYYEMKILDVKTQDYEQYENGNHKDISNNKENDFDNYSNLCKLKNNLHLNEHILLEQNVDDHSSSMGNTNTVCLADKQSKFTSQRGVHQDLCDDMQHDMHYNFDHYLEDKEIDSFDRTAYDENYDQANFYKIGESTNFEENNFIDVNSNNVNTNENEELTYFNPVNANSDATAVDRGNSKMHISSNNDKDTNSRTINMLYNDKECDIQNNMRNLSYVSASLTNRNLFFNLRKKDCEMNTLNDNDHVNVNFDNMEHLNKSQFLPDTYSLLNNTQLANRVSTFCNNIQKEETRGEYCANNEGSTNATYEIREDNYDERYTSSSVIHEEEKKDEYKHVDVEKIEHQTASNIFRKHNVPLNETSHKNKDYENGEMIIKLSECSRNNTSEKISKKRKRRIDKLRLSEEQNKKVLCRDKEEDVDIKDHSPFDGPCEGIASTQNHKEINQNDNDLVSSSMGSSTMPSSTMDSVTNQQGSIFQNSINAEEENISYTSDSKDEQMGNKYEHTILYKEEKVGFAYVSDVDSKKGSRRNMKKNKMSPNKNGEHNNEENDEENYDKNENVKYINEEDVQVNTSSSAVREEITNELFNRNEDNKDMDIKGNGSKGSANEKYNKRPLRKAAKKCITLWSEELKKKSEKSHTFVDRAKGVGDYKKEERLLKRKEKEKDMKQAKSGQSNERSDNNDAQVRDQANDHTTDSAGGCEKKSNPGNHDELKNYEQGKEREFTSYTSNMYHMNNNKETETNEEKKKKENTSSSSSPNISSLPRSGSSTLPSSICGDNNIPILFNEKMDEREMFKYLDLLRHLPSKKGGAQYKLHKAILTEEMVKRAKKFPLVQGVYFDRYQQRWSVNWNEDGKRVAKYFPIKLFGFDYARRLAIYCKNYQKIPEEALIFEQAYRANQQNNKVKNDSIHNSNTNNNKLKRGNKKNVKRRNSSKSGDRNEDDSYKELCSKKRKNISTYQNDESSCTNLNDENEYNDNYTKIPGNITSYSSNNYSMLNNSSCYIRENVANFFNEYDNSLNKSENITKRVKIDKSGEINDSIKLDSLVSNNPEIGMCIEQKEGITYFKNYQVCEREVVGEDMVNDIGEVKCPCDSDGLKGNIIRSGNFDEDSNTPCNEASALCLKQKFNTYNSYVTVSDGRSNNRNADRMDQSMHNVYSVDMELGLQCTSNDSGRAVNGYVVNGDTVNLNSTANDESHNDSVEKYSNVVCNVNGAKNSTSSVNSGSRGSLNSYEDSQNEKRVTADLMQEVNSDECYSELENGTKKKKKRKQSKESKHSSKRVNLICASTGTLSLKSSASYISSTSSCLKNTENLSSNEVNYDNKDNTTYDIKDLRKCKKSQVLNKCNDNIDISLSYEMKKKRKHLLEQYHEYVNDVNTVVNKEYSIHNDNNNNVIDKNVDNNESITIDPQNNSSVKNENDKDPCKKLEDIKNMNKYSDTVNSSYKTISVSNNKHMNNIIEKSGIKKLEMNINEGINKEIQDSNVDDINSRIVGVHYDRKQYRWKATWYTSHGRRCAKYYPIKQYGYLEAKKMAIECRKAYNMYKKLKRNTDSNDSSAPISTTSGINGISGISNIRGTSGSTNNSNLNNGCNKSSCNEINCDINFENSIFPREYYITLFENDEKKDGYYWENKKSKKNSKKSACLDNNEKQRRHYNEALKKINNIKLKEGNDGTEDVSNKRDMNKFATGSTHCNIENNANNQAPVEVFIPVTENVTCTSAANATKETSTLAASNSRYNNENTESTSTSYEYDHQTGTFTNSFCNNLLNNNDMEAHNDCSAKNTSSLLSLYYLSENILKFQKGTIKCILQDLRDNCLSNLAYELKNITFQEYYMAIHYLNRYVDDSNCYDDIFFLLKILAKNLEIRKIPSLYNEEEQKEFLNSLTIITKQMKNSYAYFTSTSNIMSSGEPDRFSSLIFQ from the coding sequence ATGGAATTAGACGAAGAAGGCTGTCCAGAGAACACAAATAGCAGGACAGACCAGGAAGATGAGGAGGACGAAgctacaaacatatataacaaCATGAATTATGCAAATGATAGTTTTGCAATAAACAATTCAAATAGTGGTGGaataaaaataggaataaataaaaaagactatgatatatatattagtcaACTAAAAGATAAGAATACAAAACATttaattaagaataaaacaaaacagacAAAAAAGTATAGTACTAGTAAAGATAATGATATACAGTCAATTTACTacgaaatgaaaatattagatGTTAAGACCCAGGATTATGAACAATATGAAAACGGTAATCATAAAGATATAAGTAacaataaagaaaatgattTTGACAATTATAGTAATTTGTGTAAgttaaagaataatttacatttaaatgaACATATTTTGTTAGAACAGAACGTGGATGATCATTCAAGCAGCATGGGGAATACGAACACTGTATGTCTAGCGGACAAACAAAGTAAGTTCACTAGTCAGAGGGGCGTTCATCAAGATTTATGCGATGATATGCAACACGATATGCACTACAATTTTGACCACTATTTAGAGGATAAAGAAATAGACTCCTTTGACAGAACAGCATATGATGAAAATTATGATCAAgctaatttttacaaaattggAGAGTCGACAAATTTTGAAGAAAACAATTTCATTGATGTTAATTCAAATAATGTGAACACGAATGAGAATGAAGAacttacatattttaacCCAGTCAATGCAAATAGTGATGCAACCGCAGTGGACAGAGGAAATTCGAAAATGCATATCAGTAGCAACAATGATAAGGATACAAATAGTAGGACTATCAATATGCTATACAATGACAAAGAATGTGATATACAGAACAACATGCGTAATTTGAGTTATGTAAGCGCGTCTCTTACAAATAGAAATTTATTCTTCAATTTAAGGAAGAAGGACTGCGAAATGAATACCTTAAACGATAATGATCATGTTAATGTAAATTTTGATAACATGgaacatttaaataaatctCAATTTCTTCCAGACACATATAgtcttttaaataatacacaACTCGCTAATAGAGTAAGCAccttttgtaataatatacagAAAGAAGAAACTAGAGGAGAATATTGTGCTAATAATGAAGGTTCGACGAATGCAACATACGAAATAAGAGAGGATAATTATGACGAGCGGTATACTTCTAGTAGTGTAATCCATGAGGAAGAGAAGAAGGATGAGTATAAGCATGTGGATGTAGAAAAAATCGAACATCAAACTGCTTCTAACATATTTCGTAAACATAATGTACCGTTAAATGAAACTTCACATAAGAATAAGGATTATGAAAATGGTGAAatgattataaaattaagtgaATGTAGTAGGAATAACACTAGTGAAAAGATtagcaaaaaaagaaaaagaagaattgaTAAACTACGGTTAAGTGAGGAACAAAATAAGAAAGTTCTTTGCAGAGATAAAGAAGAGGATGTGGATATAAAGGACCATTCCCCATTTGATGGACCGTGTGAGGGTATAGCCAGTACCCAGAAtcataaagaaataaatcaaaatgaTAATGATTTGGTTAGTAGCAGTATGGGAAGTAGCACTATGCCTAGTAGCACCATGGACAGTGTAACCAATCAACAGGGAAGCATTTTCCAAAATAGCATTAATGCGGAAGAAGAGAACATTTCTTATACCAGTGACAGTAAGGACGAACAAATGGGAAATAAATATGAGCATACTATATTATACAAAGAGGAAAAAGTTGGCTTTGCTTATGTATCTGATGTGGACTCGAAAAAAGGAAGCAGGcgaaatatgaagaaaaataaaatgagtcCAAATAAAAATGGTGAACATAATAATGAAGAGAATGACGAggaaaattatgataaaaatgaaaacgtGAAATACATCAATGAGGAGGATGTACAGGTAAACACTAGCTCTTCTGCTGTTCGTGAAGAGATTACAAATGAGCTATTTAATCGAAATGAGGATAATAAAGACATGGACATAAAAGGAAATGGTAGCAAAGGAAGTGCTAACGAAAAGTACAATAAGCGACCGTTAAGAAAAGCTGCAAAGAAATGTATTACTCTGTGGTCAGAggaactaaaaaaaaaatcagaaaAGAGTCATACTTTTGTGGACAGAGCGAAGGGTGTGGgggattataaaaaagaggaGAGGTTGCTAAAAAGGAAGGAAAAGGAGAAGGACATGAAGCAAGCAAAAAGTGGGCAATCGAACGAGCGAagtgataataatgatgCACAAGTGAGAGACCAAGCAAATGATCATACAACAGACAGCGCAGGAGGCTGCGAAAAAAAGTCAAATCCTGGTAATCACGAtgagttaaaaaattatgaacaaggTAAGGAAAGGGAGTTTACCAGTTATACATCGAATATGTATCATATGAATAACAATAAAGAGACAGAAACtaatgaggaaaaaaagaaaaaggagaatACATCTTCCTCGTCTTCACCAAATATATCATCTTTACCACGGTCAGGCTCCTCAACATTGCCATCATCAATATGTggagataataatataccaatattatttaatgaaaaaatggatGAGAGGGAAATGTTCAAATATCTTGACTTGTTAAGGCATTTACCAAGTAAAAAAGGTGGAGCACAATATAAATTACACAAAGCTATTCTTACAGAGGAAATGGTGAAGAGAGCAAAAAAATTTCCTCTTGTCCAAGGGGTATATTTTGATAGATACCAACAAAGGTGGAGTGTTAATTGGAATGAAGATGGCAAAAGAGTAGCTAAATATTTTcctattaaattatttgggTTTGATTATGCTCGTAGATTAGctatatattgtaaaaattatcaaaaaatacCAGAAGAAGCTTTAATTTTTGAACAGGCCTATAGAGCTAATcagcaaaataataaagtaaaaaatgatagCATTCATAATAGTAACacgaataataataaactcAAGAGAGGTAACAAAAAGAATGTTAAAAGGAGAAATTCTAGCAAAAGTGGGGATAGGAATGAAGATGACAGTTATAAAGAACTATGTagtaaaaagagaaaaaatattagcaCTTACCAAAACGACGAGAGTAGTTGCACAAACTTGAACGATGAGAATGAATACAATGACAACTATACTAAAATTCCAGGAAATATTACTTCATATTCttcaaataattattctatGTTGAACAATTCTTCTTGTTATATTCGTGAGAATGTGGCTAATTTTTTCAATGAATATGATAACAGCCTGAACAAGTCAGAAAATATCACTAAAAGAGTGAAAATCGACAAAAGTGGGGAAATAAATGATTCCATCAAATTAGATAGCCTTGTGTCGAATAATCCAGAAATTGGGATGTGCATAGAACAAAAGGAGGGCATAacgtattttaaaaattatcagGTATGCGAACGTGAAGTTGTAGGTGAAGATATGGTTAATGATATAGGTGAGGTAAAATGCCCATGCGACTCAGATGGTCTAAAGGGTAATATAATACGTAGTGGAAATTTTGACGAAGACAGTAATACACCCTGCAACGAAGCAAGTGCATTATGTTTGAAGCAGAAATTCAACACGTATAACTCATATGTTACTGTGTCCGATGGAAGGAGTAATAATAGGAATGCCGATAGGATGGACCAGTCCATGCACAATGTGTACAGTGTAGATATGGAATTGGGGCTTCAATGTACGAGTAATGATAGCGGAAGGGCGGTAAATGGATATGTAGTTAACGGTGATACAGTTAATTTAAACTCTACAGCTAACGACGAGTCGCATAATGACTCGGTCGAAAAATACTCTAATGTGGTATGCAATGTGAACGGTGCGAAGAATAGCACTAGTAGTGTGAATAGTGGCAGTAGAGGTAGTTTGAACTCTTACGAAGATTCACAGAATGAAAAGCGCGTGACTGCTGACTTGATGCAGGAAGTAAACTCAGATGAATGCTATTCGGAGCTAGAAAATggaaccaaaaaaaaaaaaaaaaggaagcagTCAAAAGAATCGAAGCATTCGAGTAAAAGAGTAAATTTAATATGCGCTTCTACAGGAACGTTATCCCTTAAATCCTCTGCTTCCTACATATCGTCTACTTCTTCCTGTTTGAAGAATACGGAAAATTTATCATCGAATGAGgtaaattatgataataagGATAATACTACATACGATATCAAGGATTtgagaaaatgtaaaaagagCCAAGTATTAAATAAGTGTAATGATAACATAGATATCAGTCTGAGTTAcgaaatgaagaaaaagagaaagcaTTTATTAGAACAGTATCATGAATATGTCAATGATGTGAACACAGTAGTGAATAAGGAATATAGTATACATAatgacaataataataacgtGATAGATAAAAATGTTGACAATAATGAAAGTATTACTATTGACCCGCAAAATAATTCCAGTGTAAAgaatgaaaatgataaagaTCCTTGCAAGAAGTTGGaggatataaaaaacatgaaTAAGTATAGCGATACAGTAAATTCTTCGTATAAAACTATTAGtgttagtaataataaacacatgaataatataattgaaaaaagtgGAATTAAAAAACTGGAGATGAACATAAATGAAggtataaataaagaaattcaAGATAGCAATGTGGATGATATTAATTCAAGAATAGTAGGTGTTCACTATGACAGAAAACAATATAGATGGAAAGCGACATGGTATACGTCTCATGGGAGAAGATGTGCAAAATATTATCCGATAAAACAGTACGGTTATTtagaagcaaaaaaaatggCCATAGAGTGTAGGAAGGCGTATAACATGTACAAGAAGCTGAAGAGGAACACAGACAGCAACGACAGTAGTGCCCCGATTAGCACTACTAGCGGTATTAACGGTATTAGCGGAATTAGCAACATTAGGGGTACTAGTGGTAGCACGAACAATAGTAACCTAAACAACGGATGCAACAAAAGCAGCTGTAACGAAATCAACTGTGACATAAACTTTGAGAACTCTATTTTTCCGAGGGAATACTACATAACCCTATTTGAGAACGATGAGAAAAAAGACGGCTATTACTGGGagaacaaaaaaagtaaaaagaataGTAAGAAAAGCGCTTGCTTAGATAACAACGAAAAGCAGAGGAGGCATTACAACGAAgcattgaaaaaaattaataatattaaactCAAAGAAGGTAATGATGGAACCGAGGATGTAAGTAACAAAAGAGACATGAACAAGTTTGCTACTGGTTCAACGCATTGTAACATAGAAAACAATGCGAATAATCAAGCTCCTGTGGAGGTATTTATACCAGTCACAGAAAATGTTACATGTACTTCTGCTGCTAATGCTACAAAAGAAACTTCAACACTAGCTGCTTCCAACAGTAGATACAATAATGAAAACACAGAAAGTACTTCAACATCTTATGAATATGATCATCAAACAGGGACATTCACAAATTCcttttgtaataatttattaaataataatgatatggAAGCGCATAATGACTGTTCGGCGAAAAATACGTCCTCCCTTTTATCATTGTATTACTTGtcagaaaatattttaaaatttcaaaaaggaactattaaatgtattttgcAAGATTTAAGAGATAACTGTTTATCAAATTTAGCATatgagttaaaaaatattacatttcaagaatattatatggctattcattatttaaatagaTATGTAGATGACTCCAATTGTTatgatgatatattttttctactaaaaattttagcaaagaatttagaaataaggaaaatacCAAGTCTATATAATGAAGAAGAACAGAAGGAGTTTTTAAACTCTCTGACTATTATAACGAAACAGATGAAAAATAGTTATGCTTATTTTACGTCCACTAGTAATATTATGAGTTCAGGGGAGCCTGACAGATTTTCATCTCTAATATTTCAGTAA